DNA sequence from the Sulfurospirillum tamanense genome:
GAATTACGATTTGGAAAATATTCCGAATTTACCACTACATTTAGAATGTGGTTCAGCTGATCCATTGGTTATTAATTTGCTCTCGTTAGGATTATCAAGACTAACAAGTATCAAGCTTAAAAAATCTAAGTTCTTTTCTTGTGATGAGCCAACAGCGACAAATTGTTTTAAGGCTTTACAAAATACTAATATTGATATTTTAGATATGCCGTTAATATGTAAACAAGAAATTAGGAACTTAGCAGAATAGCCTGAGCCCGAAGGGCAAAAACGGTATTGCAAATATTCTGTGCCATGATAAAATCAATCAAAAGGAAACCCATGAAAGCAACAATCGGTATTTTAACCCTCTCTGACCGCGCGAGTGCGGGGGTGTATGAGGATATTTCAGGCAAGGCCATCATGGAAACATTGGCGGAGTATTTGACGAGCGAATGGGAGCACGAGTACGATGTCATCCCCGATGACCAAGCGGGCATTGAAGCCAAGCTTATTGAGATGGTCGATGTCAAAGGGTGTTGTCTGGTGGTCACCACAGGGGGCACAGGCCCAGCCAAGCGCGACGTGACGCCCGAAGCCACCGAAGCCGTGTGTCAAAAGATGATGCCAGGCTTTGGCGAACTCATGCGTCAAACCAGCCTTCAGTACGTGCCTACGGCGATTCTCTCTCGTCAGACCGCGGGGATTCGCGGTAGCGCGCTCATCATCAACCTTCCTGGCAAACCCAAATCCATCCGTGAGTGCCTCGACGCGGTTTTTCCCGCCGTGCCTTACTGCATCGACCTTCTTGAAGGGCCGTATTTGGAGTGCGATGAGAAGATTATCAAGGTCTTTCGCCCTAAGCAGTAGCCTTGCATGTAAAGAGTTTTGACGTCCACAACGAAAATGCTATCGTTGTGGATTTCTCTATCTTGACACTTTTGTATCTTTTAGGATACAATGACCTTCATGTATGAAATCAAAAAAACAGACACTTTTGACGCATGGCTTAGGGGACTAAAAGACCTCAAGGCTAAAATCACCATTGCTAGGCGTATCGACAGAATGCAAGGTGGCAATTTTGGCGACGTTA
Encoded proteins:
- the mog gene encoding molybdopterin adenylyltransferase, which gives rise to MKATIGILTLSDRASAGVYEDISGKAIMETLAEYLTSEWEHEYDVIPDDQAGIEAKLIEMVDVKGCCLVVTTGGTGPAKRDVTPEATEAVCQKMMPGFGELMRQTSLQYVPTAILSRQTAGIRGSALIINLPGKPKSIRECLDAVFPAVPYCIDLLEGPYLECDEKIIKVFRPKQ